One window of the Strix uralensis isolate ZFMK-TIS-50842 chromosome 3, bStrUra1, whole genome shotgun sequence genome contains the following:
- the BCLAF1 gene encoding bcl-2-associated transcription factor 1 isoform X2, translating to MGRSNSRSHSSRSKSRSQSSSRSRSRSHSRKKRYSSRSRSRTYSRSRSRDRVYSRDYRRDYRNNRGMRRPYGYRGRGRGYYQGGGGRYHRGGYRPVWNRRHSRSPRRGRSRSRSPKRRSVSSQRSRSRSRRSYRSSRSPRSSSSRSSSPYSKSPVSSKRRASLEKQAKKTEGAPLQDSPLKNKSQDEQKDTFEHDPSESLDDFNKSSAASGDIWPGLSAYDNSPRSPHSPSIATPPSQSSSCSDAPLLSTAHSAKDTPQHSHSIQHSPERSGSGSLGNGSSRYSPSQNSPLHHIPSRRSPAKTIPSQSAPREETRVRSFYPEGGEQETAKGGKFMKRYTDEESRVYLLDRGNTREKEAQKERGSEKGRTEGEREWEEQETLDFFVDKETGKEKFNDSEGEDTEETEDYRQFRKSVLADQGKNFPTASHRNAEEEGTKYKSKISIKGNRESDGFRDEKSYKLKETGYVVERPSATKDKHKEEDKSSERLMMKKETQSPEQVKSEKLKELFDYSPPLHKNLDAREKSTFREESPLRIKMIASDSHRPEVKLKMAPVPLDDSNRPASLTKDRLLASTLVHSVKKEQEFRSIFDHIKLPQASKSTSESFIQHIVSLVHHVKEQYFKSAGMTLNERFTAYQKATEEHCTRQKSPEIHRRIDISPSTLRKHTRLAGEERVFKEEGQKGDKKLRCDSADLRHDIDRRRKERSKERGDSKGSRESSGSRKQEKTPKDYKDYKSYKDDSKQKRDQDRARSSPSSSPSSSSSSSREEKDCKKDRDEEFKTHHEQKEYSGFAGVSRPRGTFHDDRDDGVDYWAKRGRGRGTFQRGRGRFNFKKSGSSPKWTHDKYQGDGIVEDEEETIENNEEKDRRKEEKE from the exons ATGGGTCGATCTAACTCTAGATCACATTCTTCAAGATCAAAGTCCAGATCTCAGTCCAGCTCTAGGTCAAGATCCAGATCACATTCTAGAAAAAAGAGATACAG TTCTAGGTCTCGGTCAAGGACATATTCACGATCTCGCAGCAGGGATCGTGTTTATTCTAGAGATTATCGCAGAGATTACAGAAATAATAGAGGAATGAGACGTCCCTATGGTTacagaggaagaggtagagggTATTATCAAGGAGGAGGTGGTAGATACCATCGTGGAGGTTATAGGCCTGTCTGGAACCGAAGACACTCCCGAAGCCCTAGGCGTGGCCGTTCACGTTCCAGAAGTCCAAAACGAAGGTCTGTGTCTTCCCAGAGGTCCCGGAGCAGATCTCGTCGATCTTACAGATCTTCGCGGTCCCCAAGGTCCTCTTCATCTCGTTCTTCATCCCCATACAGCAAATCACCTGTCTCTTCCAAAAGACGTGCGTCTctggaaaagcaggcaaagaaaacTGAAGGGGCTCCTTTGCAAGATAGCCCCTTGAAAAATAAGTCACAAGATGAACAGAAAGATACATTTGAACATGACCCATCAGAGTCTCTTGACGATTTTAACAAATCATCAGCAGCTTCTGGCGACATTTGGCCTGGCCTTTCAGCGTATGATAACAGTCCAAGGTCACCCCATAGTCCTTCTATTGCCACCCCACCTAGTCAGAGTTCATCTTGCTCTGATGCCCCTTTGCTTAGCACAGCTCACTCAGCAAAGGACACACCTCAACATTCCCATTCCATTCAGCATAGTCCCGAGAGGTCTGGCTCTGGTTCTCTTGGAAATGGTTCTAGTCGTTATAGTCCTTCTCAGAATAGCCCATTGCATCATATCCCTTCGAGAAGAAGCCCTGCAAAGACAATCCCATCACAGAGCGCTCCCCGTGAGGAGACTCGAGTGCGGTCGTTTTATCCTGAGGGTGGCGAACAGGAAACTGCAAAAGGTGGAAAGTTTATGAAAAG GTACACAGATGAAGAGTCTAGAGTATACCTGCTTGATAGGGGTAATACCAGGGAGAAGGAGGCCCAGAAGGAGAGAGGATCAGAAAaagggaggacagagggagaaagggaatgGGAGGAACAGGAAACTTTAGATTTTTTCGTTGATAAAGagactgggaaagaaaagtttAATGACTCTGAAGGGGAGGACACAGAGGAGACAGAGGATTACAGACAGTTCAGAAAGTCTGTCCTGGCAGATCAGGGTAAAAATTTTCCTACTGCATCTCACCGGaatgctgaggaggaaggaaccaAATACAAATCTAAAATATCAATCAAGGGCAATAGAGAGAGCGATGGATTTAGAGATGAGAAAAGTTATAAGCTTAAAGAGACTGGCTATGTAGTGGAAAGGCCTAGTGCAACAAAAGATAAGCACAAGGAAGAAGACAAGAGTTCTGAGAGACTAATGATGAAGAAAGAAACTCAGTCACCTGAGCAGGTAAAGTCTGAAAAGCTCAAAGAACTCTTTGATTACAGTCCCCCTCTACACAAGAATCTGGATGCGAGAGAAAAATCCACCTTCAGAGAGGAGAGCCCACTTAGGATCAAAATGATAGCCAGTGACTCCCATCGTCCTGAAGTTAAACTCAAAATGGCACCGGTACCTCTTGATGATTCCAATAG ACCTGCTTCCTTGACTAAAGACAGGCTGCTTGCTAGCACACTTGTCCATTCCGTCAAGAAGGAGCAAGAATTCCGATCCATCTTTGACCACATTAAGTTGCCACAGGCCAGCAAAAGCACGTCAGAGTCATTTATTCAGCACATTGTGTCGTTGGTTCATCATGTCAAAG AGCAATACTTCAAGTCAGCTGGAATGACCCTAAATGAGAGATTCACTGCATATCAAAAAGCTACTGAAGAACACTGCACACGGCAAAAGAGCCCAGAAATACATAG gAGGATTGACATCTCTCCAAGTACCCTGAGGAAGCATACTCGTTTAGCAGGTGAAGAGAGAGTCTTTAAAGAAGAAGGTCAAAAA GGAGATAAAAAATTAAGGTGCGATTCTGCTGATCTTCGGCATGACATTGACCGACGTAGAAAAGAGCGAAGTAAAGAGCGAGGAGACTCAAAGGGTTCCAGGGAATCCAGTGGGTcaagaaagcaggagaaaactCCAAAAGATTACAAGGATTACAAATCTTACAAAGATGACAG taaacaaaaaagaGATCAAGACCGTGCTCGGTCCTCTCCATCTTCCTCCCCATCTTCTTCCTCATCCAGTTCTCGAGAAGAAAAGGATTGCAAGAAAGACAGAGATGAAGAGTTCAAAACCCACCATGAACAGAAAGAATACTCTGGTTTTGCAGGAGTCAGCAGGCCAAGAGGCACCTTT CACGATGACAGAGATGATGGTGTGGATTATTGGGCCAAAAGAGGAAGAGGCCGTGGTACTTTCCAGCGTGGCAGAGGGCGTTTTAACTTCAAAAAGTCAGGTAGCAGTCCAAAGTGGACACATGACAAATATCAAGGGGATGGGATTgtggaagatgaagaagaaacgATTGagaataatgaagaaaaggaTAGAcgcaaagaggaaaag gaaTAA
- the BCLAF1 gene encoding bcl-2-associated transcription factor 1 isoform X4 — protein MGRSNSRSHSSRSKSRSQSSSRSRSRSHSRKKRYSSRSRSRTYSRSRSRDRVYSRDYRRDYRNNRGMRRPYGYRGRGRGYYQGGGGRYHRGGYRPVWNRRHSRSPRRGRSRSRSPKRRSVSSQRSRSRSRRSYRSSRSPRSSSSRSSSPYSKSPVSSKRRASLEKQAKKTEGAPLQDSPLKNKSQDEQKDTFEHDPSESLDDFNKSSAASGDIWPGLSAYDNSPRSPHSPSIATPPSQSSSCSDAPLLSTAHSAKDTPQHSHSIQHSPERSGSGSLGNGSSRYSPSQNSPLHHIPSRRSPAKTIPSQSAPREETRVRSFYPEGGEQETAKGGKFMKSPPLHKNLDAREKSTFREESPLRIKMIASDSHRPEVKLKMAPVPLDDSNRPASLTKDRLLASTLVHSVKKEQEFRSIFDHIKLPQASKSTSESFIQHIVSLVHHVKEQYFKSAGMTLNERFTAYQKATEEHCTRQKSPEIHRRIDISPSTLRKHTRLAGEERVFKEEGQKGDKKLRCDSADLRHDIDRRRKERSKERGDSKGSRESSGSRKQEKTPKDYKDYKSYKDDSKQKRDQDRARSSPSSSPSSSSSSSREEKDCKKDRDEEFKTHHEQKEYSGFAGVSRPRGTFHDDRDDGVDYWAKRGRGRGTFQRGRGRFNFKKSGSSPKWTHDKYQGDGIVEDEEETIENNEEKDRRKEEKE, from the exons ATGGGTCGATCTAACTCTAGATCACATTCTTCAAGATCAAAGTCCAGATCTCAGTCCAGCTCTAGGTCAAGATCCAGATCACATTCTAGAAAAAAGAGATACAG TTCTAGGTCTCGGTCAAGGACATATTCACGATCTCGCAGCAGGGATCGTGTTTATTCTAGAGATTATCGCAGAGATTACAGAAATAATAGAGGAATGAGACGTCCCTATGGTTacagaggaagaggtagagggTATTATCAAGGAGGAGGTGGTAGATACCATCGTGGAGGTTATAGGCCTGTCTGGAACCGAAGACACTCCCGAAGCCCTAGGCGTGGCCGTTCACGTTCCAGAAGTCCAAAACGAAGGTCTGTGTCTTCCCAGAGGTCCCGGAGCAGATCTCGTCGATCTTACAGATCTTCGCGGTCCCCAAGGTCCTCTTCATCTCGTTCTTCATCCCCATACAGCAAATCACCTGTCTCTTCCAAAAGACGTGCGTCTctggaaaagcaggcaaagaaaacTGAAGGGGCTCCTTTGCAAGATAGCCCCTTGAAAAATAAGTCACAAGATGAACAGAAAGATACATTTGAACATGACCCATCAGAGTCTCTTGACGATTTTAACAAATCATCAGCAGCTTCTGGCGACATTTGGCCTGGCCTTTCAGCGTATGATAACAGTCCAAGGTCACCCCATAGTCCTTCTATTGCCACCCCACCTAGTCAGAGTTCATCTTGCTCTGATGCCCCTTTGCTTAGCACAGCTCACTCAGCAAAGGACACACCTCAACATTCCCATTCCATTCAGCATAGTCCCGAGAGGTCTGGCTCTGGTTCTCTTGGAAATGGTTCTAGTCGTTATAGTCCTTCTCAGAATAGCCCATTGCATCATATCCCTTCGAGAAGAAGCCCTGCAAAGACAATCCCATCACAGAGCGCTCCCCGTGAGGAGACTCGAGTGCGGTCGTTTTATCCTGAGGGTGGCGAACAGGAAACTGCAAAAGGTGGAAAGTTTATGAAAAG TCCCCCTCTACACAAGAATCTGGATGCGAGAGAAAAATCCACCTTCAGAGAGGAGAGCCCACTTAGGATCAAAATGATAGCCAGTGACTCCCATCGTCCTGAAGTTAAACTCAAAATGGCACCGGTACCTCTTGATGATTCCAATAG ACCTGCTTCCTTGACTAAAGACAGGCTGCTTGCTAGCACACTTGTCCATTCCGTCAAGAAGGAGCAAGAATTCCGATCCATCTTTGACCACATTAAGTTGCCACAGGCCAGCAAAAGCACGTCAGAGTCATTTATTCAGCACATTGTGTCGTTGGTTCATCATGTCAAAG AGCAATACTTCAAGTCAGCTGGAATGACCCTAAATGAGAGATTCACTGCATATCAAAAAGCTACTGAAGAACACTGCACACGGCAAAAGAGCCCAGAAATACATAG gAGGATTGACATCTCTCCAAGTACCCTGAGGAAGCATACTCGTTTAGCAGGTGAAGAGAGAGTCTTTAAAGAAGAAGGTCAAAAA GGAGATAAAAAATTAAGGTGCGATTCTGCTGATCTTCGGCATGACATTGACCGACGTAGAAAAGAGCGAAGTAAAGAGCGAGGAGACTCAAAGGGTTCCAGGGAATCCAGTGGGTcaagaaagcaggagaaaactCCAAAAGATTACAAGGATTACAAATCTTACAAAGATGACAG taaacaaaaaagaGATCAAGACCGTGCTCGGTCCTCTCCATCTTCCTCCCCATCTTCTTCCTCATCCAGTTCTCGAGAAGAAAAGGATTGCAAGAAAGACAGAGATGAAGAGTTCAAAACCCACCATGAACAGAAAGAATACTCTGGTTTTGCAGGAGTCAGCAGGCCAAGAGGCACCTTT CACGATGACAGAGATGATGGTGTGGATTATTGGGCCAAAAGAGGAAGAGGCCGTGGTACTTTCCAGCGTGGCAGAGGGCGTTTTAACTTCAAAAAGTCAGGTAGCAGTCCAAAGTGGACACATGACAAATATCAAGGGGATGGGATTgtggaagatgaagaagaaacgATTGagaataatgaagaaaaggaTAGAcgcaaagaggaaaag gaaTAA
- the BCLAF1 gene encoding bcl-2-associated transcription factor 1 isoform X3: MGRSNSRSHSSRSKSRSQSSSRSRSRSHSRKKRYSSRSRSRTYSRSRSRDRVYSRDYRRDYRNNRGMRRPYGYRGRGRGYYQGGGGRYHRGGYRPVWNRRHSRSPRRGRSRSRSPKRRSVSSQRSRSRSRRSYRSSRSPRSSSSRSSSPYSKSPVSSKRRASLEKQAKKTEGAPLQDSPLKNKSQDEQKDTFEHDPSESLDDFNKSSAASGDIWPGLSAYDNSPRSPHSPSIATPPSQSSSCSDAPLLSTAHSAKDTPQHSHSIQHSPERSGSGSLGNGSSRYSPSQNSPLHHIPSRRSPAKTIPSQSAPREETRVRSFYPEGGEQETAKGGKFMKSPPLHKNLDAREKSTFREESPLRIKMIASDSHRPEVKLKMAPVPLDDSNRPASLTKDRLLASTLVHSVKKEQEFRSIFDHIKLPQASKSTSESFIQHIVSLVHHVKEQYFKSAGMTLNERFTAYQKATEEHCTRQKSPEIHRRIDISPSTLRKHTRLAGEERVFKEEGQKGDKKLRCDSADLRHDIDRRRKERSKERGDSKGSRESSGSRKQEKTPKDYKDYKSYKDDSKQKRDQDRARSSPSSSPSSSSSSSREEKDCKKDRDEEFKTHHEQKEYSGFAGVSRPRGTFFRIRGRGRARGVFAGTNTGPSNSNTTFQKRPKEEEWDPEYTPKSKKYFLHDDRDDGVDYWAKRGRGRGTFQRGRGRFNFKKSGSSPKWTHDKYQGDGIVEDEEETIENNEEKDRRKEEKE; this comes from the exons ATGGGTCGATCTAACTCTAGATCACATTCTTCAAGATCAAAGTCCAGATCTCAGTCCAGCTCTAGGTCAAGATCCAGATCACATTCTAGAAAAAAGAGATACAG TTCTAGGTCTCGGTCAAGGACATATTCACGATCTCGCAGCAGGGATCGTGTTTATTCTAGAGATTATCGCAGAGATTACAGAAATAATAGAGGAATGAGACGTCCCTATGGTTacagaggaagaggtagagggTATTATCAAGGAGGAGGTGGTAGATACCATCGTGGAGGTTATAGGCCTGTCTGGAACCGAAGACACTCCCGAAGCCCTAGGCGTGGCCGTTCACGTTCCAGAAGTCCAAAACGAAGGTCTGTGTCTTCCCAGAGGTCCCGGAGCAGATCTCGTCGATCTTACAGATCTTCGCGGTCCCCAAGGTCCTCTTCATCTCGTTCTTCATCCCCATACAGCAAATCACCTGTCTCTTCCAAAAGACGTGCGTCTctggaaaagcaggcaaagaaaacTGAAGGGGCTCCTTTGCAAGATAGCCCCTTGAAAAATAAGTCACAAGATGAACAGAAAGATACATTTGAACATGACCCATCAGAGTCTCTTGACGATTTTAACAAATCATCAGCAGCTTCTGGCGACATTTGGCCTGGCCTTTCAGCGTATGATAACAGTCCAAGGTCACCCCATAGTCCTTCTATTGCCACCCCACCTAGTCAGAGTTCATCTTGCTCTGATGCCCCTTTGCTTAGCACAGCTCACTCAGCAAAGGACACACCTCAACATTCCCATTCCATTCAGCATAGTCCCGAGAGGTCTGGCTCTGGTTCTCTTGGAAATGGTTCTAGTCGTTATAGTCCTTCTCAGAATAGCCCATTGCATCATATCCCTTCGAGAAGAAGCCCTGCAAAGACAATCCCATCACAGAGCGCTCCCCGTGAGGAGACTCGAGTGCGGTCGTTTTATCCTGAGGGTGGCGAACAGGAAACTGCAAAAGGTGGAAAGTTTATGAAAAG TCCCCCTCTACACAAGAATCTGGATGCGAGAGAAAAATCCACCTTCAGAGAGGAGAGCCCACTTAGGATCAAAATGATAGCCAGTGACTCCCATCGTCCTGAAGTTAAACTCAAAATGGCACCGGTACCTCTTGATGATTCCAATAG ACCTGCTTCCTTGACTAAAGACAGGCTGCTTGCTAGCACACTTGTCCATTCCGTCAAGAAGGAGCAAGAATTCCGATCCATCTTTGACCACATTAAGTTGCCACAGGCCAGCAAAAGCACGTCAGAGTCATTTATTCAGCACATTGTGTCGTTGGTTCATCATGTCAAAG AGCAATACTTCAAGTCAGCTGGAATGACCCTAAATGAGAGATTCACTGCATATCAAAAAGCTACTGAAGAACACTGCACACGGCAAAAGAGCCCAGAAATACATAG gAGGATTGACATCTCTCCAAGTACCCTGAGGAAGCATACTCGTTTAGCAGGTGAAGAGAGAGTCTTTAAAGAAGAAGGTCAAAAA GGAGATAAAAAATTAAGGTGCGATTCTGCTGATCTTCGGCATGACATTGACCGACGTAGAAAAGAGCGAAGTAAAGAGCGAGGAGACTCAAAGGGTTCCAGGGAATCCAGTGGGTcaagaaagcaggagaaaactCCAAAAGATTACAAGGATTACAAATCTTACAAAGATGACAG taaacaaaaaagaGATCAAGACCGTGCTCGGTCCTCTCCATCTTCCTCCCCATCTTCTTCCTCATCCAGTTCTCGAGAAGAAAAGGATTGCAAGAAAGACAGAGATGAAGAGTTCAAAACCCACCATGAACAGAAAGAATACTCTGGTTTTGCAGGAGTCAGCAGGCCAAGAGGCACCTTT TTTCGAATTAGGGGCAGAGGAAGAGCCAGAGGAGTCTTTGCTGGAACAAATACTGGTCCCAGCAACTCAAATACTACTTTTCAGAAGAGACCGAAGGAAGAGGAATGGGATCCTGAATATACCCCAAAAAGCAAGAAATACTTCTTG CACGATGACAGAGATGATGGTGTGGATTATTGGGCCAAAAGAGGAAGAGGCCGTGGTACTTTCCAGCGTGGCAGAGGGCGTTTTAACTTCAAAAAGTCAGGTAGCAGTCCAAAGTGGACACATGACAAATATCAAGGGGATGGGATTgtggaagatgaagaagaaacgATTGagaataatgaagaaaaggaTAGAcgcaaagaggaaaag gaaTAA
- the BCLAF1 gene encoding bcl-2-associated transcription factor 1 isoform X1 has translation MGRSNSRSHSSRSKSRSQSSSRSRSRSHSRKKRYSSRSRSRTYSRSRSRDRVYSRDYRRDYRNNRGMRRPYGYRGRGRGYYQGGGGRYHRGGYRPVWNRRHSRSPRRGRSRSRSPKRRSVSSQRSRSRSRRSYRSSRSPRSSSSRSSSPYSKSPVSSKRRASLEKQAKKTEGAPLQDSPLKNKSQDEQKDTFEHDPSESLDDFNKSSAASGDIWPGLSAYDNSPRSPHSPSIATPPSQSSSCSDAPLLSTAHSAKDTPQHSHSIQHSPERSGSGSLGNGSSRYSPSQNSPLHHIPSRRSPAKTIPSQSAPREETRVRSFYPEGGEQETAKGGKFMKRYTDEESRVYLLDRGNTREKEAQKERGSEKGRTEGEREWEEQETLDFFVDKETGKEKFNDSEGEDTEETEDYRQFRKSVLADQGKNFPTASHRNAEEEGTKYKSKISIKGNRESDGFRDEKSYKLKETGYVVERPSATKDKHKEEDKSSERLMMKKETQSPEQVKSEKLKELFDYSPPLHKNLDAREKSTFREESPLRIKMIASDSHRPEVKLKMAPVPLDDSNRPASLTKDRLLASTLVHSVKKEQEFRSIFDHIKLPQASKSTSESFIQHIVSLVHHVKEQYFKSAGMTLNERFTAYQKATEEHCTRQKSPEIHRRIDISPSTLRKHTRLAGEERVFKEEGQKGDKKLRCDSADLRHDIDRRRKERSKERGDSKGSRESSGSRKQEKTPKDYKDYKSYKDDSKQKRDQDRARSSPSSSPSSSSSSSREEKDCKKDRDEEFKTHHEQKEYSGFAGVSRPRGTFFRIRGRGRARGVFAGTNTGPSNSNTTFQKRPKEEEWDPEYTPKSKKYFLHDDRDDGVDYWAKRGRGRGTFQRGRGRFNFKKSGSSPKWTHDKYQGDGIVEDEEETIENNEEKDRRKEEKE, from the exons ATGGGTCGATCTAACTCTAGATCACATTCTTCAAGATCAAAGTCCAGATCTCAGTCCAGCTCTAGGTCAAGATCCAGATCACATTCTAGAAAAAAGAGATACAG TTCTAGGTCTCGGTCAAGGACATATTCACGATCTCGCAGCAGGGATCGTGTTTATTCTAGAGATTATCGCAGAGATTACAGAAATAATAGAGGAATGAGACGTCCCTATGGTTacagaggaagaggtagagggTATTATCAAGGAGGAGGTGGTAGATACCATCGTGGAGGTTATAGGCCTGTCTGGAACCGAAGACACTCCCGAAGCCCTAGGCGTGGCCGTTCACGTTCCAGAAGTCCAAAACGAAGGTCTGTGTCTTCCCAGAGGTCCCGGAGCAGATCTCGTCGATCTTACAGATCTTCGCGGTCCCCAAGGTCCTCTTCATCTCGTTCTTCATCCCCATACAGCAAATCACCTGTCTCTTCCAAAAGACGTGCGTCTctggaaaagcaggcaaagaaaacTGAAGGGGCTCCTTTGCAAGATAGCCCCTTGAAAAATAAGTCACAAGATGAACAGAAAGATACATTTGAACATGACCCATCAGAGTCTCTTGACGATTTTAACAAATCATCAGCAGCTTCTGGCGACATTTGGCCTGGCCTTTCAGCGTATGATAACAGTCCAAGGTCACCCCATAGTCCTTCTATTGCCACCCCACCTAGTCAGAGTTCATCTTGCTCTGATGCCCCTTTGCTTAGCACAGCTCACTCAGCAAAGGACACACCTCAACATTCCCATTCCATTCAGCATAGTCCCGAGAGGTCTGGCTCTGGTTCTCTTGGAAATGGTTCTAGTCGTTATAGTCCTTCTCAGAATAGCCCATTGCATCATATCCCTTCGAGAAGAAGCCCTGCAAAGACAATCCCATCACAGAGCGCTCCCCGTGAGGAGACTCGAGTGCGGTCGTTTTATCCTGAGGGTGGCGAACAGGAAACTGCAAAAGGTGGAAAGTTTATGAAAAG GTACACAGATGAAGAGTCTAGAGTATACCTGCTTGATAGGGGTAATACCAGGGAGAAGGAGGCCCAGAAGGAGAGAGGATCAGAAAaagggaggacagagggagaaagggaatgGGAGGAACAGGAAACTTTAGATTTTTTCGTTGATAAAGagactgggaaagaaaagtttAATGACTCTGAAGGGGAGGACACAGAGGAGACAGAGGATTACAGACAGTTCAGAAAGTCTGTCCTGGCAGATCAGGGTAAAAATTTTCCTACTGCATCTCACCGGaatgctgaggaggaaggaaccaAATACAAATCTAAAATATCAATCAAGGGCAATAGAGAGAGCGATGGATTTAGAGATGAGAAAAGTTATAAGCTTAAAGAGACTGGCTATGTAGTGGAAAGGCCTAGTGCAACAAAAGATAAGCACAAGGAAGAAGACAAGAGTTCTGAGAGACTAATGATGAAGAAAGAAACTCAGTCACCTGAGCAGGTAAAGTCTGAAAAGCTCAAAGAACTCTTTGATTACAGTCCCCCTCTACACAAGAATCTGGATGCGAGAGAAAAATCCACCTTCAGAGAGGAGAGCCCACTTAGGATCAAAATGATAGCCAGTGACTCCCATCGTCCTGAAGTTAAACTCAAAATGGCACCGGTACCTCTTGATGATTCCAATAG ACCTGCTTCCTTGACTAAAGACAGGCTGCTTGCTAGCACACTTGTCCATTCCGTCAAGAAGGAGCAAGAATTCCGATCCATCTTTGACCACATTAAGTTGCCACAGGCCAGCAAAAGCACGTCAGAGTCATTTATTCAGCACATTGTGTCGTTGGTTCATCATGTCAAAG AGCAATACTTCAAGTCAGCTGGAATGACCCTAAATGAGAGATTCACTGCATATCAAAAAGCTACTGAAGAACACTGCACACGGCAAAAGAGCCCAGAAATACATAG gAGGATTGACATCTCTCCAAGTACCCTGAGGAAGCATACTCGTTTAGCAGGTGAAGAGAGAGTCTTTAAAGAAGAAGGTCAAAAA GGAGATAAAAAATTAAGGTGCGATTCTGCTGATCTTCGGCATGACATTGACCGACGTAGAAAAGAGCGAAGTAAAGAGCGAGGAGACTCAAAGGGTTCCAGGGAATCCAGTGGGTcaagaaagcaggagaaaactCCAAAAGATTACAAGGATTACAAATCTTACAAAGATGACAG taaacaaaaaagaGATCAAGACCGTGCTCGGTCCTCTCCATCTTCCTCCCCATCTTCTTCCTCATCCAGTTCTCGAGAAGAAAAGGATTGCAAGAAAGACAGAGATGAAGAGTTCAAAACCCACCATGAACAGAAAGAATACTCTGGTTTTGCAGGAGTCAGCAGGCCAAGAGGCACCTTT TTTCGAATTAGGGGCAGAGGAAGAGCCAGAGGAGTCTTTGCTGGAACAAATACTGGTCCCAGCAACTCAAATACTACTTTTCAGAAGAGACCGAAGGAAGAGGAATGGGATCCTGAATATACCCCAAAAAGCAAGAAATACTTCTTG CACGATGACAGAGATGATGGTGTGGATTATTGGGCCAAAAGAGGAAGAGGCCGTGGTACTTTCCAGCGTGGCAGAGGGCGTTTTAACTTCAAAAAGTCAGGTAGCAGTCCAAAGTGGACACATGACAAATATCAAGGGGATGGGATTgtggaagatgaagaagaaacgATTGagaataatgaagaaaaggaTAGAcgcaaagaggaaaag gaaTAA